A region of the Pogoniulus pusillus isolate bPogPus1 chromosome 12, bPogPus1.pri, whole genome shotgun sequence genome:
ctggcagaggccaatgggatgagattgaagaaggccaagtgaagggttctacactttggccacaacaaccgcgagcagcactacaggctggggacagagtggctgagagcagccaggcagagagggacttgggggtactggtagataataggctgcagaggaggcagcagtgtgcccaggtgggcagcagagccaatggcatcctggcctgcatcaggagcagtgtgggcagcaggacaagggagcttattctgtccctgtactcagcactgctcaggccacaccttgagtactgtgtccagttctgggcccctcaattcaagagagatgttgaggtactttaaggtgcccagagaagggcagcaaggctggcaggggcctggaacacaaaccctatgaggagaggctgagggagctgggggtgtgcagcctggagaagaggaggctcagggtagacctcattactatctacaactacctgaagggaggctgtagtcaggtgaggttggtctcctctgccaggcaaccagcatcagaagaaggggacacagcctcaagttgtgccagggcaggtctaggctggatgttaggaggaagttgttggcagagagagtgatttgccgttggaatgggctgcccagggaggtggtggagtcaccgtccctggaggtgctcaatcaaagcctggctggggcacttagtgccatggtctggttgactggctagggctgggtgctaggttggcctgaatgatcttggaggtctcttccaacctggttgattctatgattctaagagcttGCCAAGAACAGTTTTAGTGTTTATAATTGTTTCTTGTCTCTCTTAGCTCCTGGATGGTGATTACAGCCCTGTGTTAGATGCAACCTTTGTCATGGTGGCCCGGGACCCAGAGAATAAAAGGTAATGTGTAGGACAGGAAAACACTTTTTAGACTCAGCTATACTGAAaatggcagagaaggcagcCAGCTAAATATGTGCAGAAGCCATATAGTGTAGGTGATAAATAGGTCACATAGTTAATGTTTTCTGCTGTCAAGTGTTACCTTCCTGCAGCAAGCCTCAGAACATTGATTTCAATAGCCAGGTGATACCAGGAATTGCTGTTAGTCTTGGGAGCTGACCTTTTTCTTCAACAAATTTATCCCTGTGATTGAGTGGCCTGATGAACACATTATTGGATGGTTCTGTTGGAAACCCACCTGCTTTCTAGTAGATATTGGAATTAATCATCTTCTTGTCATTAAAATGGAAAAGATTTGAGCTTCAAGGATTCAATAGTGCCGAGTGAGTAGCACCATTAATTCCCCCGTAGACCTCATCAGCCTACAGTTTTCTTATGTAAGTAAGATGGAATTGATAAGTATTCCCACAGAACTTAACAAGAACCCCAACTTCATTATTTTTCTGCTTTTACTCTCTGTAATTCCTTAGCCACTGAACTCACAGGTTGATCAGTTTTAGTTTCAGTTTGGCCTCcaactctggagccctcaacacaggaaggatgtgAATCTGCTggggtgagtgcagaggaggaccacgaaggtgatcagggggctggaacacctctcccatgaggacagactgaggttATTCAGCccgaagaggagaaggcttgggggAGACTTCataagcagccttccagtactgaagcgggggctacaaaaaggctgcagagggactgtttgcaaaggtctaCAGGGATAGGACGTGGGGCAAtgattagagaagagcagattgcagatttagattgggttttagaaacaagttcttcatcctgagggtgctggaacactggaacagtttgccccaGGGAgctagttgaggccccatccctggagatgttcagggtgAGGCCGGACAATGCTGTGAGCGAGCTGATCTAGTGGACTATggcactgctgactgcagggaggtctaactggagatgacctttggagatcccttctaacctaaaccattctgtgatgagtCTGtgatatttgtgtgtgtgtttatctaTTTCTGAGCATTTGTATAAGTGTTTGAAATAGAAAAGTAATTAGACATGATGAGGAAGAATGGCTCCTAAAAGTAACCATTTGGCTTCCTTTGTGAAGAGAAAAGACATGCTACATAATGAGGTTAGATTGAACTTGTGCAGTAAAATAAAGGTACAGACTTGTGCTCAGGACAGCCTGCTGTCATTTTCTTTTGATAAGTGGTTCACATGCTAAACAGCTTCTGGCTTTTGATAAGGCACCAGATAGATGATAAGAACACTTGGTAGCTACAGCAgtgtcctcctccctccccgggagcagcagtgccattCAGCGTTTGTGTGTCTGGTTTAGACTGTCCTGGATAATCACATCTTTGTTACAAATTGTGGGTCCAGTTGTAACTCTTTAAGAAGTAATGGCACATCACTTTGTCTTAATTATAGTAGATTGTGGGTTAAGTGTCAGAGTTAAAGCTTTGTGATCCTCTGTTGGCAGTTGCACATTATGAAATCCATGATTTATTTCTTTGATAGTCTCTGTCCACTCTCTACTGTGAGAGTAAATAAAAGCAGAAGGCTGTTAGAAGAATTTGTCCTGTGAATACATTATAAAGCTTGTTGCTTAGAAGTTTCTTGTCCATAGGCCTGCATTTGTTAATCCACTCCTtcctgagagccctgaggaagAAGAAATCTTCAAGCAAGGGGAATGTATGTCTTATTCTCTGGTATTATGCACATCTGCCTCAGGTTTAACTTAATagatgctgcctccctggaattgttcaagggcagttggatgagcccttgagcaactggtctagtggaaggtgtccctgtctgtggtaggggggtggaactggatgatgtttatgttcccttccaactcaaatcattCTATGGAATGCTCCTCATTTGTTTAAAACCAGACTTCTTTTCTGCCTCCTGTGTGTCATTAGTGTTAGGAGAGTTTAAAAGCCACATTCTGGGAAAGCATTTGGCAGAACTGAGAGACAAAGGCACTCCTGATGTGCAGACACCTCTCTTTCCAGGCTGCTCACTGTATTTCAGAGCCGAGTGCAGCACAGACTTTCCTAACGCCCTGGCTGATTGATTGCTGCCATGGGTCTGCTGGGGCACCACAGCTCCTTGCTTGCCTGTGTTCTTTCTGGAAAGAaacaggagagggaaagaggaggggcAGAGACAAGAGGAAACTCAGGAAAGGAAACTTGGGAAAGGAGAACAGGGGAAGGAATGTGTAGCTGCATCTTCTTTTGTTTCAAGCTGGAAATTTaaagcagagaatcagagaaacacTAAAGACTGAATAAACTGAACAGAAGATCTTTTAGGCTGAAATTTCAGTCAGTGTAGCCTATAGCAATGAGTTCTATCATAAATTTGCCTTCTTGTAGCAATGGCAAAACCTGGAGAAGGTTGTTCTGTAGTTTCTTGTTTGATCTGTTTTCTGGGCTTTAATGGGAGTACTAAAGTCTTCTGTGGGTGGGTATCATAGGATAGGTATAAAAGGTTGGTGAGGTAACAGTGAATTTCTGCCTTATTTTTCATTTGAGGCAGTTCTAACCCCCAAATTTCTGTAGGTATCTGTAGGACTCTGAAGTTATGGTTTTTAACTTTCAGGGGATAAAAGAGATTAAAAGAAAGAGACAATTGATTCCAGGTTAAGGTCTTCAGATCCAAGCTAAatgttgctttttgtttgttttcttttgaactCTGTTTTTAACGTTTAGTGAACAAGCTGAGGAGGATTGACTTCAGCACTGCTTCCTTATTGAAAATGGCTCCCActgcagaagaaagaaatgttaTTCATGACATATTCCTTAACACATTGGACACAAGGCAAGAAGTGGGAGGGGGTGTGGAGGATAATTGAAGTCTTATGAAAGAAGAAAGCAATGTGCCTTTTGAGTGGGTGCTTGTCAAAGGGTACACTTTTTATTCCCCCTCCATTTCACCACTGAAATTCTGTGGCAATTTATTAGAAACACAGTTACAAACTTTAATGtgacagctgcagctcttgCAAAGAGTCTCCTGGCCTGAAAGAGTGTTAGCTATTGAAAGTGACTGTAAGTAGAAAGAGCTTCTGAATCATCTTGAGGAAACAGGTTAATGATGTTTAACCAAAGCAAGCAATGGAATGGTTTTGCAGCTGTGTCATTTGCACAATCTAAGAGTTTTCTACCATGAtacccaggggaaaaaaaaacctgtgagGACAGGAATTGGGCCTATTTTTATCAGGTTACTTTGCAATGTATTTTAAATACAATACTTGAGGATGGGATGGCATctagagagacctggacagagtggagaagagggctgaggAGAAGCTCATGAGGTTAAATAAGGCAAAGTGTAAGGTCTTGCACCTAGGTTGGGACAATCCCAGataccaatacaggctgggggatggtgGAATTgagagctgccctgcagaaaaggacttggggagtactggtggatgagaagctggacatgagccaacaatgtgcacttgcagcccagaaggccaagggcattctgggctgcatcaaaaataGCATGGCCAGAGGTGGAGAGAGCTGATTCTGCCACTtcgctttgctctggtgagacctcacctggagctctgtatccatctctggagccctcagtgcaAGAGacatgtggagctgctggagcaggtccagaggaggaccatccagatgatcagggggctggaacacctctgctatgaggacaggctgagggaactgtgtGTCTGCATCTGTGCTTCTTTGGCTTGCTGaactctgctgctgtgagctgtaAAGGTTGTTGTTTCTTCCAAAGGACAGTAAGTTTCCGGAGTCGTAAACTGCCACCCAATTCAGTGTGGATGGAAGATGCAAAGCTAAAGGGCCTGCAGATATGTCATCCTCAGGTATTTTGAAAAGTATTAATCAGTGCTTTAaggttgaggagggcagatttagactggagactaGGAAAAagatctttacagtgagggcggtgagacactggaacagattgctcagggaggttgtggatgccccctccctggagctgtttaaggtcaggttggatgagaccttgagcagtctggtttagtggaagatgtccctgccctgtgacaggctggttggaactagatgatgtttaaggtccctgccagcctaaaccattctatgagtctatgaattaCAGAAGCAGTTATTCAGGATTTGTCTTACCAGACTATTCAATCCATTATTTTATTGTAGTTCTGTAGTCCTTGCAATGTTTTCAGATCTTTGTTTCTTTTGACTCTTTTCTGTTACCTGTATGGACTGCTACTGCAAAAGATGAGATTCTTACTTGCTGTTTTCTTGCCAGATGATTAATTTTGTCTCAAGAAATCCCTTTGCAAAGTGGGTTTCTGGTTGCTGACACAAATCTGAGTTTTTGTTTTACGTTGTCaaatggactggatgagcttctatTAGATAAAGTTGCCTCAGCCACTTGGGCTTTTGCAGGTGTATttcagcagtgttttttatACATTCTCATGCTGAGAGTGCTGTTGAATGCTGTGAGCTgacacacagccttcagcacaaccctgtgaggagaacaGCAGTTTGGGTGTTGTTTCTGCATGCAGGAGCGGAACATCTTCAACAGGATCTTTGGGGGCTTCCTTATGAGAAAGGCTTTTGAGCTGGGCTGGGCGACTGCTTGCAGCTATGGGTGAGTTGTTGTAGATCTGCAGTGCTTATGTAATGCAGAACACTGTGCACACAGAGATTGGAAAGGCAAGGTAACCAGCCTGCAGTCTGGAGAACTGAGCCAGGTGTCTAGAAGCTGGTACTGTCAGTGCAAGTGCAACCCAGCACTGTTTTACTCACAGCCTCTGTGTTTATGGAGACTTGCTCCTTGGAGCTCGGTTTTTAAGCAAGGTAGGAAATaaaccttttattttttttctcctgctttcttTTATCTTGCCAAGCTACTGACTTTTGAAGATAAATTTTCTTTGTAACCATATAAAATAGATATTCCATTAAAGAAATGTTACATCATTTTCCTTGTCTACACAAGGAGATGAAGTTTCTCAACTTCATCTAGTGACTACTTGTGCTTAGAATATGTGTGGCTGAAGTCATCACCCAATAAAGATCTATGCATGAACTTAATGGAGCATGCATAGCCTGATAGGAAGTGAAACACTTCGGGGTGCTGCTTGGCAAACTTGAGATGTAAGGAATGATGCTTTGAAGATTGCCCAGCAAGTGGAAGCCATCAAATGCACTAATGATGCAATAATGTATCCTTGGAGAGTGCATTTTTTATGCACGAGAGAGCTTTTCTTCCTTGTATTTTCTCCTGGGTAATGACACAATTCTTTAGCACTTTTTGTGGGCTGTGTTTAAGAgacagatttctttttcttcattaaAATGCTGACACTAAAATATTTTAGATTTCTCCAAACACTGTTCCTAAGAAGAAATTTGTCTTTCTCTTGCATAGGAGTTCCAGACCTTTTATTGTATCTGTTGATGATATCATGTTTCAGAGGCCAGTTGAGGTTGGATCCTTACTACTGCTTTCTGGGCAGGTAGGAGTTGACCTATTTTTGCAGAGGATAAAAGCTTATCTGTGCCATAGTCAGTGTTAACGACTGCTAACGAGCAGTGCGTTGTGAGGGCACACGACCTTTGCAATGGAATCTGCTACAGTTTTTCAGCGGCAGTGATAAATTCTGAGCTGTAACTCTTTCATCTTAGGTCTGTTACACAGAAAACAACTACATCCAGGTGCGAGTACACAGCGAGGTTTATGATGCAGATACCAGGGAGCACCACACAACCAACATCTTCCATTTCACATTTGTATCTGAAAGTGAAGTCCCACGGGTTGTCCCCAAAACTTATGGAGGCAAGTATCCAATTAATGCATTCTTACCATAGTTCTGTAGATaagatgtcacagaatcacagaatgttaggggttggaagggacctccagaggtcatcaagttcaacctccATGCCAGGGCAGGAGTACCTAGAGCAAGTCACACAAGAACGCATGCAGGAGGacttggaatgtctccagagaaggagactccacaacctctctgggcagacttttccagggctctggcaccctcatagggaaaaagtttttccttctgtttgtgTGAAACCTCCTCttcacctattgccccttgtcctgtcgttggACATccctgaacagagcctggctctgtcctcttgaCACTGCCtttcacatctttatcaatatgaatgagggcagccctcaggcccctctgctccatgccccagctccctcagcctgtcctcatcagggagatgttccactaccttcagcgtctttgtggctctgtgctggaccctctcaagcagttccctgaggtcatTATTGAACTGAGCGGCCCAGAACGGGACCAGCTGTGGCCCATGCAGGCCAGAGTGGATGAGCAGAAACTCTCTGGagctactagccacagcccttgtaatccaccccaggatgccattggcctttgtGGGTTCAGAGGCACATGGCCCTTTCCATTGGGACATTGTTCATCCTAGGAGATGAGCTTTGGGCATTTGAATAATTCCCCAGGATTTCCTGGCAAGCCCCAGTTGTTTTATGCTTTAGTAGCAGTGTGGGTTGCATCTGAAGCTTTACTATTGTGTGTagctgctgtggcactgctaggaagtgtgatggtttgggtgttccctgccctgccccactttggaaatcacccagactaggctcagccagctctggaaatggaatgaagcttattatttacagcttagcacaatatacaagcagatatttacagaatatACAGTTAcaggcagaaatatacaagttaaaaggtaatacagaaacacaacagccctcccagaaacctgagtccccaagaggggctcacaaccacctcttcaccttccccctacccctctcaaccttaccccaatcccaaagaagaatggaggtttggccagggtgttaggaagcaaagtggattagtcaaagaaccagcagagaggctagagagaaatgcagctcaggcagttccccagcagaagtgccttatctatgttttgattcttctttttatacatctcagcaagcctatgagggaagtagacatcaccattattttccttccacagcctgcaatctagttcttctcaccaaagcagtctagctagcttcaaactagcacatgaagTTACTAACCTGGCTCTCTCTCGTCTCCACCTCGTTGCAGAGTCCATGTTGTATCTGGATGGGAAGCGACACTTTGCTGAACTCATGAAAGAGATCTGACACCCTGAGTGCTGTACCAGCAGTGTAGCAGGACAGAGCTGACACCAGATGTGGCTAACAGGTGTTTCTTACCCCACACACCAAACTCAAACTGCACAAGAGAAAAAAGCCAACCTTTTTAGTGCTATTTATATCTTGGCATATATTTTGCTTTATTGTGTTTTGTATTCTGTGCTCCCAGGATTCGTTGAAATCTATTTACACATGacaacaattaaaaaaacaaaggtTGAAAAAAGACAATCTCAAGCTTTAGGTAGATTCTCTTTGTCTTCTTTGAGAGACTTCATTATGACCTTTGGTCACTGTCAGTTTTCTTCCCCTTAGAACTTCTTCTTTGTGTTTCCCTCAGGAGGGATAGAATTTGTGCTATAGGTAGATACAcagagatcagagaatcatagaatcaaccaggttggaagagacctccaagctcatccagtccaacctagcacccagccctacccaatcaactagaccatggcacttagtgcctcatccagtcttttgacCTACATCCTTGTGTAAGTGAAGTTTAAGGTAGTCGTTGTTGTTGATTTTTCCACATGCAGCTGGGCAAGAGCATAAACTCAGGAGTTAGCAGTGtgtgcaaagcagctgcttcccaCCAGCAGGGATTTTACAGGGTTGTGCACCTTTTTGGATGGTTCCTTTGGGAGGAAGCTGATTTTTGCAATGAAATGAGGTGGCTGCATGGTCTCTTCTGGCATTCTGTTTGCACAAAGCCCAAAGCCTTTGTCCCTGCtaccttcttctctccctttgtTGATTTTTTAATCCAGCTATATCCTGGTTTCAGCTGGGATAGACctgatttttcttctgtgttgcTGGAATAGTGCTGAGTTTTGGATTTGGTGTCAGAATTGAGCTAAGAAGAACAGTGATGATGTACTGACCTTTCTGGGTGTTCACAGGGTTACAGGACcgctggagatcatccagtccaacccccctgccagagcaggaccagaaaatctagtgcaggtcacacaagatATCCAGATAcgtctggaaagtctccagagaaggagactccacagcctctggggagcctgttccagggctccgtGCCCCTTAcagtgtttcatagaatcagccaggttggaagagacctccaagctcatctagcccaacctatcacctagccctatccaatcaactagaccagtcttttctggaacacctccagggacagcaactccaccacctccctgggcagtcttaAGAGCTTCCCATGCCTTGCCAGTGTGCAggtgcacaagaagctgggagggaaAGCTGACCCAAACTAGCCAGAGGATCCATACCATAGGATGTCATGCTCAGTAGATATAGATAAGGATGGGCTGGGAAGCTGGGGGCTCTTCCAGCATTGCAGTTTGGGGGGTTTCTCTCTCCTGGGATTACTGCCTGGGTATTGTTCAGTGAATGGTGAGCAACTGCATCCTGCATTACTCAGTCATATAGATTCTTactattttcttttaatttcagtTACTAGATTGTTTTTTATCTTGACCTACAAGTCTCATTACCTTTCTCCTTCCACTTCACTCCTCCATCTCCTGGACTGGAGGAAGGAGAGTGAGTAGCTGTGTGGTGTTTGGCTGTTGGCTGGGATCAAACCATGGCAGGATATAACTGTGAGTCCCCAAAGGAATTATTTCTCATGGCCTGTAGAGCACAAATGGGGTTGGTGAGATGAGGTAGGGCTGGGAAAGGGTATTGTAGAGTAGATGGTTTTGGTTTGTCAGGGACTGGGAGCAGGAAAGGTAAAATGCTGCTAAAATGGTAATGGTTTTCTTTGATGCTGGAGTTAGGGGTCTGGAGAACCTGTGTTGAAGAGTGTGCAAGCCAGCTGCTGAGTGGTGGGAGGACTTTTATTCCACTGAAGGGTGGTTCAGCTGGTCTACCACAGAACAACCAGAGAAACAATCCAGCTGGGGAGGTTGTCCTCCAGCTGAAATTAGGAAGGTGAGTGGATGGGAGGCAACAGCTTTTAGTGGTGAGGATGATTAATCACAAGCAAAGAAATTAATCTCTGATACTTTCAAGATAAAACTGTTCTGAGATCTCAAAATGTTTGCACTCAGTGATTAATTTTATGCTGCATTGTTACTTGGTGACCATCCCATCACTGCTCTGAGCAATTAACCATTACCACCCAAGGTAGTGGAGCTGAGTAATTACTGGTTGTGGTTCTGTGGTGGGAAGTAAAGGTTTCTGTGCCTGGAATACAGcacaaaaaggaggaggagaaagcctGTGGTAGCTGGATTGCATCCCCTAACCCTCTCACTTTATGATGATGCAAGAGAATTCTGTGGGCTAGGTTGAGCTCCATGTCTGAAGAAGCACTTTGTTTGAAATGGTTTTATATTTTGTGtttaaaatatataaatattaaaATTCTTGACTCAAAGCTTAACTCTAACAGCTGCTGGTAACCTGTCTTCAAATGCACACCACGGCCTTTGCAGCCACATCAGGGTGCAGAGCattctgagaatcacagaagtgtcaggcttggaagtcacctcaaggatcatacaGTTTGATCagcagagagatgttccactgccttcagcatctttgtggctctgtgctggactctctcaagcagttccctgagttccttcttgacctgaggggctcagaactggacacaacattccagctgtggcctcccctgggccgagtagagggggaggagaaaaagggcaaagcaaagctttaaa
Encoded here:
- the ACOT9 gene encoding acyl-coenzyme A thioesterase 9, mitochondrial isoform X1, which encodes MGRLPSILAKTLTSGTGGSPVLPDMAEVRSRLRDIVGASTNWSDHVQAMQERKALHTLLAKCQEDLPPRRMKDSYLEVILPLGSQPEIREKYLNVHNSVRFGRILEDLDSLGVLICYTHTKQEMQPRSPLSIVTALVDKINLCKKIIYPDRDIKFTGNVSWVGRTSMEVKMHMLQLLDGDYSPVLDATFVMVARDPENKRPAFVNPLLPESPEEEEIFKQGELNKLRRIDFSTASLLKMAPTAEERNVIHDIFLNTLDTRTVSFRSRKLPPNSVWMEDAKLKGLQICHPQERNIFNRIFGGFLMRKAFELGWATACSYGSSRPFIVSVDDIMFQRPVEVGSLLLLSGQVCYTENNYIQVRVHSEVYDADTREHHTTNIFHFTFVSESEVPRVVPKTYGESMLYLDGKRHFAELMKEI
- the ACOT9 gene encoding acyl-coenzyme A thioesterase 9, mitochondrial isoform X4 encodes the protein MQERKALHTLLAKCQEDLPPRRMKDSYLEVILPLGSQPEIREKYLNVHNSVRFGRILEDLDSLGVLICYTHTKQEMQPRSPLSIVTALVDKINLCKKIIYPDRDIKFTGNVSWVGRTSMEVKMHMLQLLDGDYSPVLDATFVMVARDPENKRPAFVNPLLPESPEEEEIFKQGELNKLRRIDFSTASLLKMAPTAEERNVIHDIFLNTLDTRTVSFRSRKLPPNSVWMEDAKLKGLQICHPQERNIFNRIFGGFLMRKAFELGWATACSYGSSRPFIVSVDDIMFQRPVEVGSLLLLSGQVCYTENNYIQVRVHSEVYDADTREHHTTNIFHFTFVSESEVPRVVPKTYGESMLYLDGKRHFAELMKEI
- the ACOT9 gene encoding acyl-coenzyme A thioesterase 9, mitochondrial isoform X2; its protein translation is MFFGGRLCTMGRLPSILAKTLTSGTGGSPVLPDMAEGCLAIHVNDVRSRLRDIVGASTNWSDHVQAMQERKALHTLLAKCQEDLPPRRMKDSYLEVILPLGSQPEIREKYLNVHNSVRFGRILEDLDSLGVLICYTHTKQEMQPRSPLSIVTALVDKINLCKKIIYPDRDIKFTGNVSWVGRTSMEVKMHMLQLLDGDYSPVLDATFVMVARDPENKRPAFVNPLLPESPEEEEIFKQGELNKLRRIDFSTASLLKMAPTAEERNVIHDIFLNTLDTRTVSFRSRKLPPNSVWMEDAKLKGLQICHPQERNIFNRIFGGFLMRKAFELGWATACSYGSSRPFIVSVDDIMFQRPVEVGSLLLLSGQVCYTENNYIQVRVHSEVYDADTREHHTTNIFHFTFVSESEVPRVVPKTYGESMLYLDGKRHFAELMKEI
- the ACOT9 gene encoding acyl-coenzyme A thioesterase 9, mitochondrial isoform X3, producing MLAARLCTMGRLPSILAKTLTSGTGGSPVLPDMAEGCLAIHVNDVRSRLRDIVGASTNWSDHVQAMQERKALHTLLAKCQEDLPPRRMKDSYLEVILPLGSQPEIREKYLNVHNSVRFGRILEDLDSLGVLICYTHTKQEMQPRSPLSIVTALVDKINLCKKIIYPDRDIKFTGNVSWVGRTSMEVKMHMLQLLDGDYSPVLDATFVMVARDPENKRPAFVNPLLPESPEEEEIFKQGELNKLRRIDFSTASLLKMAPTAEERNVIHDIFLNTLDTRTVSFRSRKLPPNSVWMEDAKLKGLQICHPQERNIFNRIFGGFLMRKAFELGWATACSYGSSRPFIVSVDDIMFQRPVEVGSLLLLSGQVCYTENNYIQVRVHSEVYDADTREHHTTNIFHFTFVSESEVPRVVPKTYGESMLYLDGKRHFAELMKEI